The nucleotide window GTACAAATTCAACGTGACTGGAATAAAAGCTTACGGAATGCCAAGAATTGGACTTATGCAGGCATTTAGGCTACTTGATAGTAGGTACAACAGGGATAAGTTCAAGTTTGAGCGAGTGAACTCTGTAGTTATCGTTAGAACGTTCTTCCCACTCCCGATAACGGAAGTTTGGGATTACAAAGTTGATTCCCAGGATCCTCACAGGATAATCGGGTTTAGAAAATTCTACATAGTGTATCCGAAGACTGTTGGAAGTGCCCTTACGGAGGCTTATGACTTTGAGTTCAAGATGTTCTCCTGGGCAGGTGGAGGAGGTGGAGGAGGCTTTGCCTAAATTACCGAAAATTTTATATACTTTCTACCTCTGAGGAATTCTCGGCTAATGCCCCGGTGGCTCAGCCTGGTAGAGCGGCCGCTTGGTAAGCGGCAGGTCCCGGGTTCAAAGCCCGGCCGGGGCTCCATTCTAATAAAGCTTTCGCAAGTGATATAAAACATAAGTAAAGCTTATATATGAAAAGCTTAAGCCGGGAGTTGGTGAAGTTCATCCTAAAAAACTTTTCGGGGGGCAATTCTCCGTGGCGGGGAAGAGCGAATTTAACATATTTAAGCACGTATTAGTGCCCGAGCACAGAATCCTTAGTGAAGAAGAAAAGAAAGCTCTGCTTGAAAAGTATAGAATAACTCCTGCCCAGTTACCTCAGATCAAGGCTAGTGATCCAGCGGTTAAGGCGTTGGGTGCGAAACCTGGGGATATAATAGAAATTAAAAGAAAGAGCCCAACGGCTGGTGTGTATTATTATTATAGGGTTGTCGTCGAGGATTAAAATTCTGGGGTGAGAGTATGAGAGGTCCGACCGTTGTAGAGGTTACTCCCGACGATCTTTGGATTGTTATGGAGAGCTACTGGCAAGAAAAGGGTCTCGTAAGACAGCACTTGGATTCTTACAATGCCTTCATTGATAGGGGCCTTCAAGAGGTCGTTGATGAATTCGGAGGAATA belongs to Pyrococcus abyssi GE5 and includes:
- a CDS encoding DNA-directed RNA polymerase subunit H, translated to MAGKSEFNIFKHVLVPEHRILSEEEKKALLEKYRITPAQLPQIKASDPAVKALGAKPGDIIEIKRKSPTAGVYYYYRVVVED